Proteins from a genomic interval of Stenotrophomonas sp. 24(2023):
- a CDS encoding TetR/AcrR family transcriptional regulator, whose protein sequence is MRTSKRTRILDAAIAVINREGVHAVTFESVAAESGLTRGGLLYHFPSRQALLRGIDEHLVQQWEASMEQLLGKAAGDATAHERYQAFVRVSAHSATRAELVFMLESADPDRDAAPWAGAMQRWAPAAPSATDSDAAVLDDFVARLAADGLWIYEAMYHGKLDDAVRARLVERIAALLSPTG, encoded by the coding sequence ATGAGAACCAGCAAGCGCACCCGCATCCTCGACGCCGCCATCGCCGTGATCAACCGCGAGGGCGTGCATGCCGTCACCTTCGAATCGGTGGCGGCCGAATCCGGCCTGACCCGCGGCGGCCTGCTGTACCACTTCCCTTCGCGCCAGGCCCTGCTGCGCGGCATCGACGAACACCTGGTGCAGCAGTGGGAAGCGTCGATGGAGCAGCTGCTGGGCAAGGCCGCCGGCGATGCCACCGCGCACGAGCGCTACCAGGCGTTCGTGCGCGTGTCGGCGCACAGCGCGACCCGTGCCGAGCTGGTGTTCATGCTGGAATCGGCCGATCCGGACCGTGATGCCGCACCGTGGGCCGGGGCGATGCAGCGCTGGGCGCCTGCGGCACCGTCGGCCACCGACAGCGATGCCGCCGTGCTGGATGATTTCGTGGCACGCCTGGCCGCCGATGGATTGTGGATCTACGAAGCGATGTACCACGGCAAGCTGGATGATGCGGTGCGGGCGCGGCTGGTCGAGCGCATCGCGGCCCTGCTGTCGCCCACCGGCTGA
- a CDS encoding MFS transporter, producing the protein MAVSSFPTGPQLSRARRWTLLFTVAAGLLLVTLDNSVLYTALPTLTRELHASASQALWIINAYPLVMAGLLLGAGTLGDRIGHRRMFLCGLVLFGIASLAAAFSATAAQLIGARAFLAVGAAAMMPATLALIGLTFHEARERNIAIAIWGSVAIVGAALGPIIGGWLLAHFWWGSVFLVNVPVVVAAFIATWMLAPQGQRDDRRPWDLVSSLLALVALSGLVLAIKSLVATPPAYGTGAVALLLALAGGAAFLRCQQRLPHPLLDVAIFRNPAFLSGTLSAVFTLFAMAGLQLVTTQRFQLVAGFTPLQAGLLVSVAALGSLPSALLGGSILHRVGLRPLISGGLGLGAVGVAMVGLGFADSLGWVVAGMALTGLGMGAAISVASTAILNNVPPHRAGMASSVEEVSYEFGGLLAVALLGSLSAALYAAFLPATADIPAVAREGFTQAALAAQDGGAGTWFGHAAAAYDRAYQIVLLAIAAVLAAGATLIGQLLRGPVGGREGAAVRAH; encoded by the coding sequence ATGGCTGTTTCTTCTTTCCCCACCGGCCCGCAGCTGTCGCGCGCGCGGCGCTGGACACTGCTGTTCACCGTGGCGGCCGGCCTGCTGCTGGTCACCCTGGACAACTCGGTGCTGTACACCGCGCTGCCCACGCTGACCCGCGAACTGCATGCCAGTGCCAGCCAGGCGCTGTGGATCATCAACGCCTATCCGCTGGTGATGGCCGGCCTGCTGCTGGGCGCGGGCACGCTGGGCGACCGCATCGGCCACCGTCGCATGTTCCTGTGCGGTCTGGTGCTGTTCGGCATCGCCTCGCTGGCGGCGGCGTTCTCGGCAACGGCGGCGCAGCTGATCGGCGCGCGCGCGTTCCTGGCCGTGGGGGCCGCTGCGATGATGCCGGCGACGCTGGCGCTGATCGGCCTGACCTTCCATGAAGCCCGCGAGCGCAACATCGCCATCGCGATCTGGGGCTCGGTGGCGATCGTCGGCGCCGCGCTGGGGCCGATCATCGGTGGCTGGCTGCTGGCGCACTTCTGGTGGGGCTCGGTGTTCCTGGTCAACGTGCCGGTGGTGGTGGCCGCCTTCATCGCCACCTGGATGCTGGCGCCGCAGGGCCAGCGCGATGACCGCCGGCCATGGGATCTGGTTTCGTCGCTGCTGGCGCTGGTCGCGCTGTCCGGCCTGGTACTGGCCATCAAATCGCTGGTCGCCACGCCGCCGGCGTACGGCACCGGCGCGGTGGCGCTGCTGCTGGCGCTGGCCGGTGGCGCGGCGTTCCTGCGCTGCCAGCAGCGCCTGCCGCATCCGCTGCTGGATGTGGCGATCTTCCGCAACCCGGCGTTCCTGTCCGGCACGCTGTCGGCGGTATTCACCCTGTTTGCGATGGCGGGCCTGCAGCTGGTCACCACCCAGCGCTTCCAGCTGGTGGCGGGCTTCACCCCGCTGCAGGCCGGCCTGCTGGTGTCGGTGGCGGCGCTGGGCAGCCTGCCCAGTGCGCTGCTGGGCGGCAGCATCCTGCACCGGGTGGGCCTGCGCCCGCTGATCAGCGGGGGCCTGGGGCTGGGCGCGGTGGGCGTGGCGATGGTCGGGCTCGGCTTCGCTGACAGCCTGGGCTGGGTCGTGGCCGGCATGGCGCTGACCGGGCTGGGCATGGGCGCGGCCATCTCGGTGGCCTCCACCGCCATCCTCAACAACGTGCCGCCGCACCGCGCCGGCATGGCCTCGTCGGTGGAAGAAGTGTCCTACGAATTCGGTGGCCTGCTGGCGGTCGCGTTGCTGGGCAGCCTGAGTGCCGCGCTGTACGCCGCCTTCCTGCCAGCGACCGCGGATATCCCGGCGGTGGCGCGCGAAGGGTTCACGCAGGCGGCGCTGGCCGCGCAGGACGGGGGCGCGGGCACCTGGTTCGGCCATGCCGCAGCGGCCTACGACCGCGCGTACCAGATCGTGCTGCTGGCCATTGCCGCGGTGCTGGCTGCCGGTGCCACGCTGATCGGCCAGCTGCTGCGGGGCCCGGTGGGCGGCCGCGAAGGCGCGGCGGTGCGCGCGCATTGA
- a CDS encoding DUF3299 domain-containing protein, whose protein sequence is MNRNAMIAGALCVLAVSACGRPAVPVPVATSAGAVAGQAAPVGAGPINDWATLRPDDDEAFQRPPPQIGLSRNGMDGVGGLIDDTGSGTVPGQEIDHSSPDRAKQFGSSAVVGAADGRRVDLDGYVVPLGTNDAGLVDELLFVPFYGACIHVPPPPPNQIIHVTLAAPIALGALWDPYHLAGRLQVKRFDADIASASYDAAAAVLTPVGG, encoded by the coding sequence ATGAACCGTAACGCGATGATCGCCGGTGCGTTGTGCGTGCTGGCCGTGAGCGCCTGCGGCCGGCCTGCGGTGCCGGTGCCGGTCGCCACGTCGGCGGGAGCGGTGGCCGGGCAGGCCGCCCCGGTCGGTGCCGGCCCGATCAATGACTGGGCCACGCTGCGCCCGGACGATGATGAGGCGTTCCAGCGGCCACCGCCGCAGATCGGCCTGTCCCGCAACGGCATGGACGGGGTGGGCGGGCTGATCGATGACACCGGCTCGGGCACGGTGCCCGGGCAGGAGATCGACCATTCCAGCCCGGACCGCGCCAAGCAGTTCGGTTCGTCTGCCGTCGTCGGTGCCGCCGATGGCCGCCGCGTGGACCTGGACGGCTACGTGGTGCCGTTGGGCACCAACGATGCCGGGCTGGTCGATGAACTGCTGTTCGTGCCGTTCTACGGGGCGTGCATCCACGTGCCGCCACCGCCGCCGAACCAGATCATCCACGTGACCCTGGCCGCGCCGATCGCACTGGGTGCGCTGTGGGACCCGTACCATCTGGCCGGACGCCTGCAGGTCAAGCGTTTCGATGCGGACATCGCCAGCGCGTCCTACGATGCCGCCGCTGCAGTGCTGACCCCGGTCGGCGGCTGA
- a CDS encoding DUF3299 domain-containing protein codes for MRALPPTPVVDRAASPPVDAPERELDWLEMMPKDELAALERGDGPEVEHTGNRRMPQFGTFRTVDAVLGRAVRLPGYVVPLANAQDGRLTEFLFVPYYGACIHVPPPPPNQIVHVRLAQPITMPDMYSPFFLAGTLGAERTDDALAGSAYTMHDAQLRPYEP; via the coding sequence ATGAGGGCGTTGCCGCCGACACCGGTGGTCGACCGCGCCGCGTCGCCGCCTGTCGATGCCCCCGAGCGCGAACTGGACTGGCTGGAGATGATGCCCAAGGATGAGCTGGCCGCACTGGAGCGTGGCGACGGACCGGAGGTGGAGCACACCGGCAACCGCCGCATGCCGCAGTTCGGCACGTTCCGCACCGTGGATGCCGTGCTCGGCCGCGCCGTACGCCTGCCGGGCTATGTGGTGCCGCTGGCCAACGCGCAGGATGGGCGGCTGACCGAGTTCCTGTTCGTGCCGTACTACGGCGCCTGCATCCATGTGCCGCCCCCGCCACCGAACCAGATCGTGCATGTGCGGCTGGCGCAGCCGATCACGATGCCGGACATGTACTCGCCGTTCTTCCTGGCCGGTACGCTCGGCGCCGAGCGCACGGACGATGCCCTGGCCGGTTCGGCCTACACGATGCACGATGCGCAGCTGAGGCCCTATGAACCGTAA
- a CDS encoding ABC transporter permease, with the protein MLELAWASLRSRALSVGLTVLVITLSVILLLGVERVRTQAHEGFASTVSGTDLIVGARSGPVNLLLYSVFHIGDPTNNVSWQSYQALAAQPEVKWAVPLSLGDSYQGYRVIGTSAGYFAHYRFGAGHALAFEQGDAFADLYDAVVGAEVAQQLKLKLGDEIVLAHGTGVVTLARHADKPFRIRGILQRTGTPVDASVLVSLQAIEAIHVDWRSGVQLRSQHVSAEQARTLDLTPTSITAFMLGLNSRIATFSVQRRINDYPDEALLAILPGVTLQQLWQSLGTAERALQLISGMVVLLGMVSLVALLVSTLQERRREMAILRATGARPGYIAGLLVVEAVATSAVACALALAVLVVASAVGRSWALANFGLSITHIWPDLRELAWVGGVLLVSAVAGLVPALLAYRRTLADGLLPGA; encoded by the coding sequence ATGCTTGAACTTGCCTGGGCCAGCCTGCGCAGCCGCGCGCTGAGCGTCGGCCTGACCGTGCTGGTCATCACCCTGAGCGTGATCCTGCTGCTGGGCGTGGAGCGCGTGCGCACGCAGGCGCATGAGGGCTTCGCCAGCACCGTATCGGGCACCGACCTGATCGTCGGCGCGCGCTCCGGACCGGTCAACCTGCTGTTGTACTCGGTGTTCCACATCGGCGACCCCACCAACAATGTCTCCTGGCAGTCCTACCAGGCGCTGGCGGCGCAGCCGGAGGTGAAGTGGGCGGTCCCCCTGTCGCTGGGCGATTCCTACCAGGGCTACCGGGTGATCGGCACCAGCGCGGGCTACTTCGCGCACTACCGCTTCGGCGCCGGCCATGCGCTGGCGTTCGAGCAGGGCGACGCATTTGCCGATCTGTACGACGCGGTGGTGGGCGCCGAAGTCGCGCAGCAGCTCAAGCTGAAGCTGGGCGACGAGATCGTGCTGGCCCATGGCACCGGCGTGGTGACCCTGGCGCGGCATGCCGACAAGCCCTTTCGCATCCGCGGCATCCTGCAGCGCACGGGCACACCGGTGGATGCGTCGGTACTGGTGTCATTGCAGGCGATCGAGGCGATCCACGTAGACTGGCGCTCCGGCGTGCAGCTGCGCAGCCAGCATGTCAGCGCCGAGCAGGCGCGCACGCTCGACCTGACCCCGACCAGCATCACGGCGTTCATGCTGGGCCTGAACTCGCGCATCGCCACGTTCTCGGTGCAGCGCCGCATCAATGACTATCCCGACGAGGCGCTGCTCGCGATCCTGCCCGGCGTGACCCTGCAGCAGCTGTGGCAGTCGCTGGGCACGGCCGAGCGCGCCCTGCAGCTGATCAGCGGCATGGTGGTGCTGCTGGGCATGGTCTCGCTGGTGGCGCTGCTGGTGTCCACGCTGCAGGAACGCCGTCGCGAGATGGCCATCCTGCGGGCCACCGGCGCGCGCCCTGGCTACATCGCCGGCCTGCTGGTGGTCGAGGCGGTGGCCACCAGTGCCGTGGCCTGCGCGCTGGCACTGGCGGTACTGGTGGTGGCCAGCGCCGTCGGGCGCAGCTGGGCACTGGCGAACTTCGGCCTGTCGATCACCCACATCTGGCCGGACCTGCGCGAGCTGGCCTGGGTGGGCGGCGTGCTGCTGGTCAGCGCGGTGGCCGGCCTGGTGCCGGCACTGCTGGCCTACCGCCGCACCTTGGCCGATGGCCTGTTGCCGGGGGCATGA
- a CDS encoding ATP-binding cassette domain-containing protein — protein sequence MTSPPIIALHAVQFGYGSAALLDIPRLSIDVGRRVLLQGASGSGKSTLLGLLAGVLQPQRGTVTVAGQPLHAMGGPARDRFRADQLGVIFQQFNLLPFLSVRDNIALGLRFSRPRAERVAPVLDEEIVRLLDGLQLDPALMQRRAGALSVGQQQRVAAARALIGRPQLLLADEPTSALDRHAATAFLQVMFDQCRASGTTALVVSHDDSLQGQFDQVLPLGSLNQAGGAHA from the coding sequence ATGACCTCTCCCCCCATCATTGCGCTGCACGCCGTGCAGTTTGGCTACGGCAGCGCCGCGCTGCTGGATATTCCGCGGTTGTCCATCGATGTCGGCCGCCGCGTCCTGCTGCAGGGGGCCAGCGGCAGTGGCAAGAGCACGCTGCTGGGCCTGCTGGCCGGCGTGCTGCAGCCGCAGCGTGGCACGGTCACCGTGGCCGGGCAGCCATTGCACGCGATGGGCGGCCCGGCGCGCGATCGTTTCCGCGCCGATCAGCTGGGCGTGATCTTCCAGCAGTTCAACCTGCTGCCGTTCCTGAGCGTGCGCGACAACATCGCCCTGGGCCTGCGCTTCTCGCGCCCCCGTGCCGAACGGGTTGCGCCGGTGCTGGATGAGGAGATCGTGCGGCTGCTCGACGGCCTGCAGCTTGACCCGGCGCTGATGCAGCGTCGGGCCGGCGCGTTGAGCGTGGGCCAGCAGCAGCGGGTGGCCGCGGCACGCGCCCTGATCGGCCGCCCGCAGCTGCTGCTGGCCGACGAGCCGACCTCGGCCCTGGACCGGCACGCGGCCACCGCGTTCCTGCAGGTGATGTTTGACCAGTGCCGTGCCAGTGGCACCACCGCGCTGGTGGTCAGCCACGATGACAGCCTGCAGGGCCAGTTCGACCAGGTGCTGCCACTGGGCAGCCTCAACCAGGCCGGGGGTGCCCATGCTTGA
- a CDS encoding DUF2796 domain-containing protein, protein MKLLAASTLLLLAPLAQAAPIGQIAPHVHGQATVDVAVDAGTVELALQAPGIGVLDFERPPASPAEQAALARAQSVLNSGTWIALPAAARCTLAEARATATGFDAAAQAGSATGHVHAGFSASLRYRCAAPAALHALEVRLPLLFPGLHEVIVNHATASGQGRSVVTAGMLHVSLDS, encoded by the coding sequence ATGAAACTGCTTGCCGCTTCAACACTGCTGCTGCTTGCGCCCTTGGCGCAGGCTGCCCCGATCGGCCAGATCGCACCGCACGTACATGGCCAGGCCACGGTCGATGTGGCCGTTGATGCGGGAACCGTTGAACTGGCGCTGCAGGCGCCGGGAATCGGCGTGCTCGATTTCGAGCGGCCACCGGCCAGCCCTGCCGAACAGGCGGCACTGGCGCGTGCGCAGAGCGTACTCAACAGTGGCACCTGGATTGCATTGCCGGCCGCAGCCCGCTGCACGCTGGCCGAAGCACGTGCCACCGCCACGGGGTTCGATGCGGCCGCACAGGCCGGTAGTGCCACCGGCCATGTCCATGCCGGTTTTTCAGCATCACTGCGTTACCGCTGCGCCGCACCGGCCGCGTTGCATGCGCTGGAGGTCCGGTTGCCGCTGCTGTTCCCCGGCCTGCACGAGGTGATCGTCAACCATGCCACCGCCAGCGGCCAGGGCCGCAGCGTGGTGACGGCCGGCATGCTGCATGTCAGCCTCGATTCCTGA
- a CDS encoding MerC family mercury resistance protein, with the protein MDHIPSPPARARHSPSPSRSPHWRWHPRLDLAGAWISLACALHCLALPLLLAFVPAAMMAMRSFQHPAHGLMTALLVMSRWEWLFALMASSLALSSTATGWRRHGHRAALLLALAGALPLLAASLYLPLKESLLWHGIATACGGVLLAAAHLLNRRALHVPHR; encoded by the coding sequence ATGGACCACATTCCTTCCCCGCCCGCAAGGGCCCGCCATTCGCCCTCCCCCTCCCGTTCACCCCACTGGCGCTGGCACCCCCGGCTGGACCTGGCCGGCGCCTGGATCTCCCTGGCCTGCGCACTGCATTGCCTGGCGCTGCCGCTGCTGCTGGCTTTCGTGCCGGCAGCGATGATGGCGATGCGTTCGTTCCAGCACCCGGCCCATGGCCTGATGACCGCGCTGCTGGTCATGTCGCGCTGGGAATGGCTGTTCGCACTGATGGCGTCCAGCCTGGCCCTCAGCAGCACCGCCACCGGCTGGCGCCGCCACGGCCACCGCGCCGCGCTGCTGCTGGCGCTGGCCGGTGCGCTGCCGCTGCTGGCCGCATCGCTGTACCTGCCGCTGAAGGAATCCCTGCTGTGGCATGGCATCGCCACCGCCTGCGGGGGCGTACTGCTGGCCGCCGCGCACCTGCTGAACCGCCGCGCCCTGCACGTCCCGCACCGGTAG
- a CDS encoding TonB-dependent receptor yields MKAPVPSAALVAASLLLPVLPAHAQQADATTLDGVVVTGSKRDTPYLKSDLSVTVLDRQALKEAGVTAFRDLDKLAPNVKFNVMGQLSNLYISIRGIESNPFLVNRASVYIDGIPFRELSNAVLNQVESVEVLRGPQGTLYGANSESGLVLVRTRGPADRREGEINVRSTWFGNGNGTALDGFVAGPLSADGRLSGSVAFMGSDEDAYLKNLTPSGARGTVGEGYLQGKLRWRPTDYVSVNALAYHLRTRAPGMFEYEYLPLDTGLYNRTYGDALNGGRRAGDFTYINDAPKRTEKDETVAGLSAQWQLQAGTLDVAASHRSEEVTSAGYDFDMTASPALAGRIYDKKGEWSAEARFSSPSDQALTWMAGVSTYRITKDSIQGTVVGPPMRGLDSYNLAPRQTSKGEDYSVFATASYTFPAVPALTASVGLRHEQARRSTEQRAGALDLGAGGVVRYRDAALAHTFSATLPRVSLRYDASDDLSFYAASAKGYIPGGFNLAAAQSDVINDKVLRYEAERMWSHELGFKMNLAGGRGHIGGALFHIRSDNWQEIQVATDADGRPISSDYVGSDASIRSRGAELEGVFEVLPGFTLMANVGYVDAKYTKLWVSPQENLDGKRVKLTPHYTGYLAARYQFASGIYARVESQFTGSSALDERNRAFQPAVAVLGMQLGYEKGLWSTRVFVQNLTDKRRINGLIFDNLAFGRDGNYYGPVDSPRIVGAEVGYRF; encoded by the coding sequence GTGAAAGCCCCTGTCCCGTCCGCCGCCCTGGTCGCGGCGTCGCTGCTGCTTCCTGTCCTGCCCGCCCACGCGCAGCAGGCCGATGCCACCACGCTCGATGGCGTGGTGGTCACCGGTTCCAAGCGCGATACGCCGTACCTGAAGAGTGATCTGTCGGTCACCGTGCTCGACCGCCAGGCCCTGAAGGAAGCGGGTGTCACCGCGTTCCGTGACCTGGACAAGCTGGCGCCGAACGTGAAGTTCAATGTGATGGGCCAGTTGAGCAACCTGTACATCTCCATCCGTGGCATCGAGTCCAATCCGTTCCTGGTCAACCGCGCCTCGGTCTACATCGACGGCATTCCATTCCGTGAGCTGAGCAATGCCGTGCTCAACCAGGTCGAGTCGGTGGAAGTGCTGCGCGGCCCGCAGGGCACGCTGTACGGTGCCAACAGCGAATCGGGGCTGGTGCTGGTGCGCACCCGTGGGCCGGCCGACCGGCGCGAAGGCGAGATCAACGTGCGCAGCACCTGGTTCGGCAACGGCAATGGCACCGCGCTGGATGGCTTCGTTGCCGGTCCGTTGAGTGCCGATGGCCGGCTGTCCGGCTCGGTGGCGTTCATGGGCTCGGACGAGGATGCCTACCTGAAGAACCTCACGCCGTCCGGTGCGCGCGGCACGGTGGGCGAAGGCTACCTGCAGGGCAAGCTGCGCTGGCGGCCGACCGATTACGTGAGCGTCAACGCGCTGGCCTATCACCTGCGCACCCGTGCGCCGGGCATGTTCGAGTACGAATACCTGCCGCTGGATACCGGCCTGTACAACCGCACCTATGGCGATGCCCTCAACGGCGGCCGCCGTGCGGGTGACTTCACCTACATCAACGATGCCCCCAAGCGCACCGAGAAGGACGAGACGGTGGCCGGGCTCAGCGCGCAGTGGCAGCTGCAGGCCGGCACGCTGGACGTGGCCGCCTCGCACCGCAGCGAGGAGGTGACCTCGGCCGGCTATGACTTCGACATGACCGCCAGCCCGGCGCTGGCCGGGCGCATCTATGACAAGAAGGGCGAATGGTCGGCCGAGGCGCGCTTCAGTTCGCCCAGCGACCAGGCGCTGACCTGGATGGCCGGGGTGTCCACCTACCGCATCACCAAGGACTCGATCCAGGGCACGGTGGTCGGGCCGCCGATGCGCGGGCTGGACAGCTACAACCTGGCCCCGCGGCAGACCTCCAAGGGCGAGGACTACAGCGTGTTCGCCACGGCCAGCTACACCTTCCCGGCGGTGCCGGCGCTGACCGCCAGTGTCGGCCTGCGCCACGAGCAGGCACGCCGTTCCACCGAACAGCGGGCCGGCGCGCTGGACCTGGGCGCCGGGGGCGTGGTGCGCTACCGCGATGCGGCCCTGGCGCACACGTTCTCGGCCACGCTGCCGCGCGTCTCGCTGCGCTACGACGCCAGCGATGACCTGTCCTTCTACGCGGCGTCGGCCAAGGGCTACATTCCCGGTGGCTTCAACCTGGCGGCAGCACAGAGCGATGTAATCAATGACAAGGTGCTGCGCTACGAGGCCGAGCGCATGTGGAGCCACGAACTGGGCTTCAAGATGAACCTGGCCGGCGGGCGCGGCCACATCGGCGGCGCGCTGTTCCATATCCGTTCGGACAACTGGCAGGAAATCCAGGTGGCCACCGATGCCGATGGCCGGCCGATTTCGTCGGACTACGTCGGCTCCGATGCCTCGATCCGCTCGCGCGGTGCGGAGCTGGAAGGCGTGTTCGAAGTGTTGCCCGGCTTCACGCTGATGGCCAACGTGGGCTATGTGGATGCGAAGTACACCAAGCTGTGGGTCAGCCCGCAGGAGAACCTGGACGGCAAGCGGGTCAAGCTGACCCCGCACTACACCGGCTACCTGGCCGCGCGCTACCAGTTCGCCTCGGGGATCTATGCGCGGGTGGAATCGCAGTTCACCGGCTCCAGTGCGCTGGACGAGCGCAACCGTGCGTTCCAGCCCGCAGTGGCGGTGCTGGGCATGCAGCTGGGCTACGAGAAGGGGCTGTGGAGCACGCGCGTGTTCGTGCAGAACCTTACGGACAAGCGTCGCATCAACGGCCTGATCTTCGACAACCTGGCCTTCGGCCGCGATGGCAACTACTACGGCCCGGTGGACAGCCCGCGCATCGTCGGTGCGGAGGTGGGCTACCGGTTCTGA
- a CDS encoding AraC family transcriptional regulator gives MTALATQLQQENGADSARTQASDDGAVVLLRHAFAASEGTMGQPGQLRLGLALGGGGRLWQRSAAATLQGHWQPGQFTLVLPGDDGHYASPAVDLLGLAIDTRLLPLQGTVEAAALQPLAARLQRDPVITAVLQALWCSAQADACLPGFLQHGAQVVLHRLAQLAGQPAVPRRAATPLSPRQVRTLEDYIDAHRDDALEVTRLAAVLQMEVSRFNRALHAATGLPPYAFLTRRRMQWAGQALRAGRSVTDVALASGYANPSKFSAAFRRVMGCVPSAWADRRYSADGGDG, from the coding sequence ATGACTGCCCTTGCCACACAGCTGCAGCAGGAAAACGGCGCGGATAGCGCCCGCACGCAGGCCAGCGACGATGGCGCCGTGGTGCTGCTGCGCCATGCCTTTGCCGCCAGCGAAGGCACGATGGGCCAGCCCGGCCAGCTGCGCCTGGGCCTGGCCCTGGGCGGCGGCGGGCGGCTGTGGCAACGCAGCGCGGCAGCCACCCTGCAGGGCCACTGGCAACCGGGACAGTTCACGCTGGTGCTGCCCGGTGATGATGGCCACTACGCCAGCCCGGCGGTGGACCTGCTCGGCCTGGCCATCGATACCCGCCTGCTGCCGCTGCAAGGCACCGTGGAGGCCGCCGCGCTGCAGCCGCTGGCAGCGCGCCTGCAGCGCGATCCGGTGATCACCGCCGTGCTGCAGGCGCTGTGGTGCAGCGCGCAGGCCGATGCCTGCCTGCCCGGCTTCCTGCAGCACGGTGCCCAGGTGGTGCTGCACCGGCTTGCGCAGCTGGCCGGGCAACCTGCGGTGCCGCGACGGGCGGCCACGCCGTTGTCGCCACGCCAGGTGCGGACGCTGGAAGACTACATCGACGCGCACCGCGACGATGCGCTGGAGGTGACCCGGCTGGCCGCGGTGCTGCAGATGGAGGTTTCCCGTTTCAACCGCGCCCTGCACGCCGCCACCGGCCTGCCACCGTATGCCTTCCTGACCCGGCGGCGCATGCAGTGGGCCGGCCAGGCCCTGCGCGCCGGCCGCAGCGTGACCGACGTGGCGCTGGCCAGCGGCTACGCCAACCCCAGCAAGTTCAGCGCCGCCTTCCGCCGCGTGATGGGGTGCGTGCCGTCGGCATGGGCGGACCGTAGGTATTCAGCCGATGGGGGCGATGGGTGA
- a CDS encoding LysR family transcriptional regulator, with translation MHRSGLVELDAVLAVARRGSFRAAARELGMSTSALSHAVASLEARLQARLFNRTTRSVALTEAGARYVARIGPAVAEIRAAAEELHADDLHPSGTLRISVPRESTRMLAGLIGEFVQRCPDVRLELDADARLVDIVAEGFDAGVRLHDQVPQDMVALPLYRQQRLRVVASPGYLAAHGVPLTPDALAAHGAIRMRMSHGGLYRWELEHRGQLLQVDPPARLVVGELQAARAAALAGVGLAFLSEWHIQQELDAGTLVPVLDAWCPPFPGLYLYFPGHRHLPPPLKAFVALLRERDAAGLSPDAPARAGAAA, from the coding sequence ATGCACCGTTCCGGCCTGGTGGAACTGGACGCCGTGCTGGCAGTGGCCCGCCGCGGCAGTTTCCGTGCGGCGGCGCGCGAACTGGGCATGTCCACCTCGGCGCTGAGCCATGCCGTGGCCAGCCTGGAAGCCCGGCTGCAGGCGCGCCTGTTCAACCGCACCACGCGGAGTGTGGCGCTGACCGAGGCCGGTGCACGCTATGTGGCCCGGATCGGCCCAGCGGTGGCGGAGATCCGCGCGGCGGCCGAGGAGCTGCACGCCGATGACCTGCACCCGAGTGGCACGCTGCGCATCAGTGTTCCGCGCGAAAGCACGCGGATGCTGGCCGGGCTGATCGGCGAATTCGTGCAGCGCTGTCCCGACGTGCGCCTGGAACTGGATGCCGACGCCCGGCTGGTGGACATCGTGGCCGAGGGCTTCGATGCCGGCGTGCGCCTGCACGACCAGGTGCCGCAGGACATGGTCGCGCTGCCGCTGTACCGGCAGCAGCGCCTGCGGGTGGTGGCCAGCCCGGGTTACCTGGCCGCGCATGGCGTGCCATTGACCCCCGATGCACTGGCCGCGCACGGTGCGATCCGCATGCGCATGTCGCATGGCGGGCTGTACCGCTGGGAGCTGGAGCATCGCGGGCAGCTCCTGCAGGTCGACCCGCCCGCGCGGCTGGTGGTGGGCGAACTGCAGGCCGCGCGGGCCGCCGCGCTGGCCGGTGTCGGGCTGGCGTTCCTGTCCGAGTGGCATATCCAGCAGGAGCTGGATGCGGGCACCCTGGTGCCGGTACTGGATGCCTGGTGTCCGCCGTTCCCCGGGCTGTACCTGTATTTTCCGGGCCACCGCCACCTGCCGCCACCGTTGAAGGCGTTCGTCGCCCTGCTGCGCGAGCGTGATGCCGCAGGGTTGTCCCCGGATGCACCGGCGCGCGCGGGCGCCGCCGCCTGA